The following proteins are co-located in the Pedobacter sp. FW305-3-2-15-E-R2A2 genome:
- a CDS encoding DNA topoisomerase 3, with the protein MKIVIAEKPSVGRELAKVFGATTRKDGYIEGNGYSFTWAFGHLLQLAPPQEYGFIGWRRQHLPMLPKKFKLAIRKIKTKDGLVEDPGVRKQLDIIKMLFDEATEIIVATDAGREGELIFRYIYYFLKCKKPFKRLWISSQTDEAIKEGFRNLKPGTDYDTLFNSAHCRSESDWLVGMNATQALSISAGNRSVLSLGRVQTPTLAMICSRFLEIKNFVPQTYYQLAIQLDKDGQLFKAISVSNFNNKEEAQGLFDQIQDVAGGFPNGGKILSVEAKPRKEPPPLLHDLSSLQQEANKRKGFTADQTLSLLQGLYESKLVTYPRTGSRYIGDDVFAGVPNLIDKLKEHKDFGKQAEFLSTAKLSKRSVNAKKVTDHHAILPTGESAYQLSGDKQAIYDMVVGRMLEAFHQECVKEITKISVESGSVFIANGTVIRSAGWRAVFNENDEEKKDEENPSLPKVKAGEELPVVNKAFMEKQTKPKPMYNEASLLKALETSGKDIEDEELRYAMKDSGLGTPATRASIIETLINREYILREKRNLVPTPKGLAVYDVVKDQKIAQAELTGQWEKRLEEIRSGASVADFKAEITEYTKAITHEMLLAGNGLAAKLSPPKEEKPAEAPAAT; encoded by the coding sequence ATGAAGATTGTAATTGCAGAAAAACCCTCTGTAGGGCGTGAGTTGGCGAAAGTCTTCGGTGCTACAACAAGAAAAGATGGATATATTGAAGGAAACGGGTATTCTTTTACCTGGGCCTTTGGGCATTTACTTCAATTGGCTCCACCACAGGAATATGGTTTTATAGGATGGAGAAGGCAACATTTGCCAATGCTGCCCAAGAAATTTAAACTGGCGATCCGCAAAATCAAGACGAAAGACGGCTTGGTAGAAGATCCGGGAGTAAGAAAGCAACTGGACATCATAAAAATGCTTTTTGATGAGGCGACGGAGATTATCGTTGCGACGGATGCCGGGAGGGAAGGCGAGCTGATCTTCCGCTATATCTATTATTTTCTGAAATGTAAAAAGCCTTTTAAGCGGCTCTGGATTTCCTCTCAAACTGATGAGGCTATCAAAGAGGGCTTCCGCAACCTTAAACCGGGTACGGATTACGATACTTTATTCAATTCCGCACATTGCAGGTCTGAGTCTGATTGGCTGGTGGGCATGAATGCTACACAGGCCCTGAGTATATCTGCAGGGAACCGCTCCGTGTTGTCGCTTGGAAGGGTGCAGACCCCTACACTGGCGATGATTTGCTCCCGTTTTCTGGAAATTAAGAACTTTGTTCCGCAGACTTATTACCAACTGGCCATCCAACTGGATAAAGACGGACAGCTCTTTAAGGCCATTTCTGTAAGTAACTTTAACAACAAGGAAGAGGCACAGGGCTTATTTGATCAGATTCAGGATGTGGCAGGTGGTTTCCCTAACGGAGGTAAAATCCTCAGCGTGGAAGCCAAACCAAGAAAAGAGCCGCCTCCGCTGTTGCATGATTTAAGTAGTTTACAGCAGGAAGCAAACAAGCGTAAGGGTTTTACTGCCGATCAGACACTTAGCTTGTTACAGGGCTTGTATGAGAGTAAATTGGTTACTTATCCCCGTACCGGGAGCAGGTATATCGGCGACGATGTTTTTGCAGGCGTACCCAATCTGATTGATAAATTAAAAGAACATAAAGATTTCGGTAAACAGGCAGAGTTCCTGAGTACCGCGAAATTGAGCAAGAGAAGTGTAAATGCCAAAAAAGTAACGGATCACCATGCGATTCTTCCTACCGGAGAGTCGGCTTATCAGCTGAGTGGAGATAAACAGGCAATCTATGACATGGTCGTGGGCCGTATGCTGGAAGCATTTCATCAGGAATGTGTGAAAGAGATCACCAAAATATCTGTGGAATCAGGTTCTGTATTCATTGCCAATGGAACCGTAATCCGTTCTGCTGGCTGGAGGGCGGTGTTCAACGAAAATGATGAAGAGAAAAAAGATGAGGAAAACCCTTCTTTACCTAAGGTAAAAGCAGGAGAGGAATTGCCGGTGGTCAATAAAGCCTTTATGGAAAAACAGACCAAGCCAAAACCGATGTACAATGAAGCTTCGTTACTTAAGGCACTGGAAACCTCAGGCAAGGATATCGAGGATGAGGAACTGCGTTATGCAATGAAAGACAGTGGGCTGGGAACTCCGGCTACCAGGGCTTCCATTATTGAAACGCTGATTAACAGGGAATACATCCTTCGGGAAAAGAGAAATCTGGTGCCGACTCCGAAAGGACTTGCGGTATATGATGTGGTGAAAGACCAGAAAATTGCACAGGCAGAATTGACCGGACAGTGGGAGAAAAGATTGGAAGAAATTCGGTCGGGCGCCTCTGTAGCTGATTTTAAAGCAGAGATTACAGAATATACCAAAGCAATTACTCATGAGATGTTGCTGGCAGGAAATGGCCTGGCTGCGAAATTAAGTCCGCCGAAGGAAGAAAAACCTGCGGAAGCACCTGCTGCAACATAA
- a CDS encoding histone deacetylase, with product MVKIAWHHLFAHPLPEGHRFPMIKYELIPEQLLYEGVISASNLFAPERVSEAAILLSHDLGYWEQLRDLSLPAREQRRIGFPLTAQLLEREMRIAQGTIDGAVYAQANGIAFNVAGGTHHAGSNWGEGFCLLNDQAIAANYLLNTGLASRILIIDLDVHQGNGTAEIFYNEDRVFTFSMHGDKNFPFRKERSDLDIPLEDGMTDEQFLQRLEKTLPLLLEHQPDFVFYLSGVDVLESDKLGKLALSKEGCKERDRKVLQFCKDHNLPVQVSMGGGYSPNIKDIVEAHCNTFKICLDIFE from the coding sequence ATGGTCAAGATTGCCTGGCATCATTTATTTGCGCATCCTTTACCTGAAGGACACCGCTTTCCAATGATCAAATATGAACTGATCCCGGAACAGTTGTTGTACGAAGGCGTCATCAGTGCTTCCAATTTGTTTGCGCCTGAGCGGGTTTCAGAAGCAGCCATTTTGTTAAGTCATGATCTGGGATACTGGGAACAGCTTCGGGATCTGAGCCTTCCGGCAAGGGAACAGAGGCGCATTGGCTTTCCTTTAACGGCACAGCTGCTGGAAAGGGAAATGAGGATTGCCCAGGGAACTATTGATGGGGCGGTCTATGCTCAAGCAAATGGGATTGCCTTTAATGTGGCCGGAGGAACGCATCATGCTGGGAGCAATTGGGGAGAAGGGTTTTGTTTGCTGAACGATCAGGCGATTGCGGCAAATTACCTGTTGAATACTGGATTGGCATCGAGGATCTTAATCATAGATTTAGATGTTCATCAGGGAAATGGAACGGCAGAAATTTTTTATAATGAAGACCGGGTGTTTACGTTTTCTATGCATGGGGATAAAAATTTCCCTTTTAGAAAGGAAAGGTCAGACCTGGACATTCCTTTGGAGGATGGGATGACTGATGAACAGTTCTTGCAGCGACTGGAAAAAACGCTTCCGTTGCTTTTGGAACATCAGCCGGATTTCGTATTCTACCTGTCGGGCGTAGATGTATTGGAAAGCGATAAGCTGGGCAAGCTGGCTTTATCAAAAGAGGGCTGTAAAGAACGGGACAGGAAAGTATTGCAATTTTGCAAAGACCACAACTTGCCGGTACAGGTAAGCATGGGTGGAGGTTATTCTCCAAACATAAAAGACATTGTGGAGGCACATTGTAATACATTTAAAATTTGTTTAGATATTTTTGAATAA
- a CDS encoding bestrophin family ion channel: protein MINYNPKDWITFIFHFDKADTFRKLWPLMISVAVFSGAIAYLELNYLKLSESSYVKNIGMMHSLLGFVISMLLVFRTNTSYDRWWEGRRLLGALTNISRNFAIKIKALRMSKEDNEFFDYAIPKYAFALKEHLREKQYFGKNSLLIEVDGGKHIPNQVATSIFSRIFDLQAAGKISQEQLIILNADVHQFTDICGGCERIKRTPIPYSYSAFIKKFLFIYVITLPFGWVFSLGYFVIPIVPFILYVLASLELIAEEIEDPFGLDANDLPVDEICNNIEKHVGEILN, encoded by the coding sequence ATGATCAACTATAATCCCAAAGACTGGATCACCTTTATCTTTCATTTCGATAAAGCAGATACCTTCAGGAAATTATGGCCATTGATGATTAGCGTGGCAGTTTTCTCAGGAGCGATCGCTTATCTGGAGCTCAATTACCTGAAGCTTTCGGAGAGTTCCTACGTGAAAAATATTGGAATGATGCATAGCCTGCTTGGCTTTGTGATCTCTATGTTACTGGTGTTCCGGACCAATACCTCTTACGACAGGTGGTGGGAAGGCCGCCGCTTACTTGGCGCCCTGACCAATATCAGCCGGAACTTTGCAATAAAGATCAAGGCTTTAAGAATGAGTAAAGAAGACAATGAGTTTTTTGATTATGCCATTCCAAAATATGCTTTCGCGTTAAAAGAACATTTAAGGGAGAAGCAGTACTTTGGTAAGAACAGTCTGCTGATCGAAGTGGATGGCGGAAAACACATTCCAAACCAGGTGGCAACGAGTATTTTCAGCCGGATATTTGATCTCCAGGCGGCAGGAAAGATCAGCCAGGAGCAATTGATTATACTTAATGCAGATGTTCATCAGTTTACAGATATCTGTGGTGGATGTGAGCGCATTAAGAGAACACCAATTCCTTATTCTTACAGTGCTTTTATCAAGAAATTCTTGTTCATCTATGTGATTACGCTTCCTTTTGGATGGGTGTTTAGCCTGGGCTATTTTGTTATTCCTATTGTACCTTTTATCTTGTATGTACTGGCGAGTTTAGAGCTGATCGCAGAAGAGATTGAAGATCCATTTGGTTTGGATGCCAATGATTTGCCCGTGGACGAGATCTGTAACAACATTGAAAAACATGTAGGGGAGATCTTAAATTAA
- the kynU gene encoding kynureninase, with protein sequence MKFENTLAFAQSLDQADLLSDRRNDFLFPQQNGKPFIYLCGNSLGLQPKAAREVLELQLSNWENLAVEGWFEGKSPWMFYHKELKKLMAPIVGASPLEVCPMNTLTVNLHLLMVSFYKPKGSRFKIIMEAGAFPSDQYAIESQVRFHGFDPKDAIIEVSPRAGEYTLRTEDIIAEIAANGAEIALVLFGGVNYFTGQWFDMEAITQAGHAAGAIVGFDLAHAAGNVPLKLHDWNIDFACWCSYKYQNSGPGGISGIFVHDKHFGDQTLNRFAGWWGYQEEQRFKMEKGFVPEAGADGWQISCTQVMPMALYHASLLNFEKAGFIEPLRAKSKTLTSYLIYLINEVNNSLGEEQFKVITPAEEKDRGAQVSIIAKQDGKEIFQQLVAHNVLGDWREPNVIRLSPVPMYNSFEDVFLCAELMLKISKELRR encoded by the coding sequence ATGAAATTTGAGAACACTTTAGCTTTTGCGCAAAGCCTGGATCAGGCCGATTTGCTTTCTGATAGGAGAAACGATTTCTTGTTTCCTCAACAAAATGGAAAACCTTTTATCTATTTGTGTGGTAACTCTTTAGGTTTACAACCTAAAGCGGCGCGTGAAGTGCTGGAGTTGCAATTGAGTAACTGGGAAAACCTTGCCGTGGAGGGTTGGTTTGAAGGAAAGAGCCCCTGGATGTTTTACCATAAGGAGCTTAAAAAATTGATGGCGCCCATCGTTGGTGCCTCCCCATTGGAGGTTTGTCCGATGAATACGTTGACAGTAAATCTCCATCTTTTGATGGTCAGTTTTTACAAACCTAAAGGCAGCCGTTTCAAAATTATCATGGAAGCCGGTGCTTTTCCTTCCGATCAGTATGCGATCGAAAGCCAGGTTCGTTTTCATGGCTTTGATCCTAAGGATGCCATTATTGAAGTGAGTCCAAGAGCGGGTGAGTATACCCTCAGAACGGAAGATATTATAGCGGAGATCGCAGCAAATGGAGCGGAGATTGCCTTGGTGTTGTTTGGTGGTGTAAATTATTTCACCGGACAATGGTTTGATATGGAAGCGATCACTCAAGCAGGTCATGCGGCTGGTGCAATCGTTGGATTTGACCTGGCTCATGCCGCTGGAAATGTGCCTTTGAAGCTGCACGACTGGAACATAGATTTTGCCTGCTGGTGTTCTTATAAATACCAAAACTCAGGTCCGGGTGGCATCAGTGGAATCTTTGTGCACGACAAACATTTCGGAGATCAAACGCTCAACCGCTTTGCGGGATGGTGGGGTTATCAGGAGGAGCAACGGTTTAAGATGGAAAAGGGATTTGTTCCTGAAGCAGGTGCGGATGGCTGGCAGATCAGTTGTACACAGGTGATGCCCATGGCACTCTACCATGCCTCACTTTTGAATTTTGAAAAAGCAGGGTTTATTGAGCCTTTAAGAGCTAAAAGTAAAACTTTAACTTCTTATTTGATTTACCTTATAAATGAAGTAAATAACTCGCTTGGAGAAGAACAGTTTAAGGTAATTACGCCTGCGGAAGAAAAAGACCGTGGTGCACAGGTTTCCATCATAGCTAAACAGGATGGGAAGGAAATCTTTCAACAGCTGGTAGCACACAATGTGCTGGGCGACTGGAGGGAACCTAATGTGATCCGTTTAAGTCCCGTTCCGATGTACAACTCTTTCGAAGATGTATTCCTCTGCGCAGAACTGATGCTTAAAATTAGTAAGGAGCTGCGCCGATGA
- a CDS encoding DNA-3-methyladenine glycosylase has product MPKLPFSFYQNDDVNALALQLLGKRLFTRINGAVTGGIIVETEAYKGVEDKASHAYGGRFTDRTKVMYESGGLSYVYLCYGIHHLFNVVTGPEATPHAVLIRGLEPLTGLELMMERRGMSVLKPNITAGPGALAKALGIDRLLNAKDLTGEEIWIEDALPEWSISEAVAGPRVGVDYAGDHALLPWRYYVKGNKYVSKPRS; this is encoded by the coding sequence ATGCCTAAATTGCCTTTTTCTTTTTATCAGAATGATGATGTGAATGCGCTTGCCTTGCAGTTGCTTGGAAAACGATTGTTTACCCGCATCAACGGAGCCGTTACCGGTGGAATCATCGTGGAGACTGAAGCTTATAAAGGAGTGGAGGATAAAGCATCTCATGCTTACGGCGGGCGTTTTACAGACCGGACCAAGGTGATGTACGAGAGCGGAGGTTTGTCTTATGTATACCTTTGTTATGGAATTCATCACCTGTTTAATGTCGTGACCGGGCCAGAGGCGACACCGCATGCCGTGTTGATTCGCGGACTGGAGCCACTGACGGGTTTGGAGCTGATGATGGAAAGAAGAGGGATGTCTGTTCTGAAGCCCAATATCACGGCCGGGCCTGGCGCTTTAGCGAAGGCCCTGGGAATCGATCGTCTGCTGAATGCTAAAGACCTTACCGGAGAGGAGATCTGGATCGAGGACGCGCTGCCTGAATGGAGCATTAGTGAAGCGGTAGCGGGACCAAGAGTGGGGGTTGATTATGCCGGAGATCATGCTTTATTACCCTGGAGGTATTATGTCAAAGGCAATAAATATGTGAGTAAACCAAGGAGCTGA
- a CDS encoding GAF domain-containing protein, whose protein sequence is MAEDLKIVTDISKEAQYRSLIPQIAALIKGEPDQVANLANIAAALKEQFGWFWVGFYLVKNEVLVLGPFQGPVACTRIQKGKGVCGTSWLQGETLIVPDVEEFPGHIACAAASRSEIVLPLFQGGEVIGVLDVDSEHLAHFDEVDAKYLKEIISLLDA, encoded by the coding sequence ATGGCAGAAGATTTAAAGATTGTTACAGATATCAGTAAAGAAGCGCAATACCGCTCCTTAATTCCTCAAATAGCGGCTTTAATAAAAGGGGAGCCCGATCAGGTTGCAAACCTGGCAAATATCGCTGCGGCGCTGAAAGAGCAGTTCGGATGGTTCTGGGTAGGCTTTTACCTGGTGAAGAATGAGGTCTTGGTTTTAGGGCCATTTCAAGGGCCTGTTGCCTGTACCAGAATTCAAAAGGGAAAAGGGGTTTGTGGTACATCGTGGTTGCAGGGAGAGACGCTGATCGTTCCCGATGTAGAGGAATTTCCCGGTCATATTGCCTGTGCTGCAGCATCCCGTTCGGAGATTGTTCTGCCTTTGTTTCAGGGCGGAGAAGTGATTGGTGTTTTAGATGTAGATAGTGAACATCTTGCTCATTTTGATGAGGTTGATGCAAAATATTTAAAGGAAATAATTAGTTTGCTGGATGCCTAA
- a CDS encoding S46 family peptidase, with product MNKKTLLFTSLLALGILQSGYKPWDEGMFPLSEIHKLDLKKAGLKIDQNEIYNPNGTSLVDALVNVGGCTGSFISNEGLIITNHHCAFSAVQLASTPEHDYLTNGFVAKSHEQEIEAKGLTCRITDSYEDVSDRVLGAVAQIEDPASRLKLINDAMKNIAVEAEKKDPSIKAEVSEMFIGKTYVLFRYKTIQDVRLVYVPNRQIGEYGGETDNWVWPRHTGDFSFMRAYVAKDGSPAKYSKDNVPYTPKKFLKVNPSGTNEEDFVFILGYPGRTFRHRPAEFIQYQQQYVLPYVSELYDFQNSTMESAGKKNKTTEIKLATRIKRNANVLKNYRGKLQGLKGIDLISQKKEEDASLAQFINNNVDVKAKYGNLMNDIDNLYKLINGDAQRDLWFAQIYNSTSLLSVSKNINNFKAALDAQPAADKQQFFDQNIAGLKQSLGNTYEAYEIEVDRKIFKRMLTDAAAFNPNQKVTAVNKVTSKGTNSNAVIDQFIENTLGLSKLKDESYVMNTLLKSPKAIADYSDGLLLFERDLARQIAEIKPEKDRREGLLNKLMGDYVNVKEKFKKKDFIPDANSTLRLTYGYVRGYWPADASYMRPYTTIKGILEKGTTDNPEFDYPAQIKALWEAKDFGPFAKKDLNDVPVSFLYNMDTTGGNSGSPIMNAKGELIGVNFDRAYGATINDYAWNESYSRSIGVDIRYVLWVASKIDKADFLIREMGVKL from the coding sequence ATGAATAAGAAAACCTTATTATTTACTTCACTATTAGCACTCGGAATCCTCCAGTCGGGCTACAAGCCCTGGGATGAAGGAATGTTTCCGCTGAGCGAAATCCACAAACTAGACTTAAAGAAAGCAGGCCTGAAGATAGACCAAAATGAGATCTACAATCCCAATGGCACCAGCCTTGTAGACGCCCTCGTTAACGTAGGCGGATGCACAGGATCATTCATATCCAACGAAGGACTGATCATCACCAATCACCATTGCGCATTCAGCGCAGTACAACTGGCCAGTACCCCGGAACACGATTACCTGACCAATGGATTTGTGGCCAAGTCACATGAACAGGAGATTGAAGCAAAAGGCTTAACTTGTCGGATTACTGATAGTTATGAAGACGTATCTGACAGAGTTCTAGGCGCTGTAGCTCAGATTGAAGATCCCGCTTCCAGGTTAAAACTCATTAACGACGCCATGAAAAACATCGCGGTAGAGGCAGAGAAAAAAGACCCAAGTATTAAAGCTGAAGTATCAGAAATGTTTATTGGAAAGACTTATGTGTTATTCCGTTATAAAACCATTCAGGATGTCAGACTGGTTTACGTACCCAATCGCCAGATTGGTGAATACGGTGGCGAAACCGACAACTGGGTATGGCCACGCCATACCGGAGACTTCTCTTTCATGCGCGCCTATGTTGCAAAAGACGGTTCTCCTGCAAAATATTCAAAAGACAACGTTCCATATACACCGAAGAAGTTCTTAAAGGTAAACCCAAGCGGCACCAACGAAGAAGATTTTGTATTCATCTTAGGCTATCCGGGAAGAACCTTCCGCCACCGCCCTGCTGAATTCATCCAGTATCAGCAACAATATGTTTTGCCATACGTATCTGAATTGTACGACTTCCAAAACAGCACAATGGAAAGCGCAGGTAAGAAAAACAAAACTACAGAAATCAAGCTGGCTACCAGAATTAAGAGAAATGCCAACGTATTGAAAAACTACAGAGGAAAACTTCAGGGACTAAAAGGCATCGACCTCATCTCACAGAAGAAAGAAGAAGATGCTTCATTGGCGCAATTCATCAATAACAACGTAGATGTAAAAGCAAAATACGGCAACCTGATGAATGATATTGATAATTTATATAAACTCATCAATGGAGACGCACAGAGAGACTTATGGTTTGCTCAGATCTACAATTCCACCAGTTTATTATCTGTATCAAAAAACATCAACAACTTCAAAGCAGCGCTGGACGCACAACCTGCCGCAGATAAACAGCAGTTCTTTGACCAGAACATCGCTGGCCTAAAACAATCATTAGGCAATACATATGAAGCCTACGAAATAGAGGTAGACAGAAAGATTTTTAAGAGAATGTTGACAGATGCCGCAGCATTTAATCCCAACCAAAAGGTAACTGCCGTAAATAAAGTCACCAGTAAAGGAACAAACAGTAACGCTGTAATCGACCAGTTCATTGAAAACACACTCGGCTTAAGCAAACTAAAAGACGAATCGTATGTGATGAATACGCTTTTAAAATCACCTAAAGCCATTGCCGACTACAGTGACGGGCTATTGTTGTTCGAAAGAGACCTCGCCAGACAAATTGCGGAAATCAAACCTGAAAAAGACCGCAGGGAAGGTTTACTAAACAAGTTAATGGGCGACTATGTAAATGTAAAGGAGAAGTTCAAGAAAAAGGACTTCATCCCTGATGCCAACAGTACCTTACGCCTTACTTATGGCTATGTAAGAGGCTACTGGCCTGCAGATGCATCCTACATGAGACCGTACACCACCATCAAAGGAATCCTGGAAAAAGGAACAACCGACAACCCGGAATTCGACTACCCTGCCCAAATCAAGGCATTATGGGAAGCCAAAGACTTTGGGCCTTTCGCTAAGAAAGACCTGAACGATGTTCCGGTATCCTTCCTTTACAACATGGATACGACTGGCGGAAACTCTGGTTCTCCAATTATGAATGCTAAAGGTGAACTGATCGGCGTCAACTTTGACCGCGCTTACGGAGCAACCATTAACGATTACGCCTGGAACGAAAGCTACAGCAGATCAATAGGCGTTGACATTCGTTATGTGCTATGGGTAGCCTCCAAAATCGACAAAGCAGATTTCCTGATCAGGGAAATGGGCGTTAAACTATAA
- a CDS encoding CDGSH iron-sulfur domain-containing protein: protein MSKTKLTINSNGSVKIDGDFEIVDAQGNEYGLQGRTVLSICRCGLSANKPFCDGAHRGHFEHDAIAFELPPKKV from the coding sequence ATGTCAAAAACTAAACTAACAATAAATAGCAACGGCTCTGTGAAGATAGATGGCGATTTCGAAATTGTCGATGCACAAGGTAATGAATATGGCTTACAGGGAAGAACAGTGTTGTCTATCTGTCGCTGTGGTTTATCTGCAAATAAGCCTTTTTGTGATGGTGCACACCGTGGGCATTTTGAGCACGATGCGATTGCGTTTGAGCTTCCTCCAAAAAAGGTATAG